In Vibrio japonicus, one DNA window encodes the following:
- the rpmB gene encoding 50S ribosomal protein L28, producing the protein MSRVCQVTGKRPVTGNNRSHARNATKRRFLPNLQTHRFWVESEKRFVKLRLTAKGMRIIDKKGIDAVLADIRANGENV; encoded by the coding sequence ATGTCACGAGTATGCCAAGTAACTGGTAAGCGTCCAGTAACGGGTAACAACCGTTCACACGCACGCAATGCTACTAAGCGTCGTTTTCTGCCGAACCTACAAACTCATCGTTTCTGGGTAGAGAGCGAAAAACGTTTTGTTAAACTACGTCTTACTGCTAAAGGTATGCGTATCATCGACAAGAAGGGCATCGATGCTGTTCTTGCTGACATTCGCGCAAACGGCGAAAACGTTTAA
- the coaBC gene encoding bifunctional phosphopantothenoylcysteine decarboxylase/phosphopantothenate--cysteine ligase CoaBC, producing the protein MQTLAGKKILLGISGGIAAYKCAELTRRLVERGAEVQVVMTTAAKEFITPLTMQAVSGRPVSDSLLDPAAEASMGHIELAKWADLVLLAPATADLIARMAVGMGNDLLTTLVLATDSPIAVSPAMNQQMYRCSATQENIQTLTRRGMAIWGPAAGEQACGDVGPGRMLEPMQLVEHCEQFFGDKPLKGKSIAITAGPTREAIDPVRYISNHSSGKMGYALADAAKQLGAEVTLISGPVSMTVPHGVERISVSSAQQMFDAAMQHAPNHDVFIGCAAVADYRPQHVAEQKIKKTDDSDQMTITMVKNPDIIASVAALTESRPFTVGFAAETQDVEHYARNKLAKKNLDMICANDVSVEGQGFNSNDNAITVYWKEGKQSLTLASKQQIATQIMAMIAKKLEA; encoded by the coding sequence ATGCAAACACTTGCGGGAAAGAAAATCCTACTTGGAATCAGCGGAGGCATTGCAGCCTATAAATGCGCAGAGCTAACTCGCCGCTTAGTTGAAAGGGGTGCAGAGGTTCAAGTCGTCATGACCACAGCTGCAAAAGAGTTTATCACCCCCCTGACAATGCAAGCAGTATCGGGTAGACCAGTATCAGACAGCTTATTGGACCCAGCAGCAGAAGCTTCTATGGGGCATATTGAGTTAGCGAAGTGGGCAGATTTAGTCTTACTAGCACCAGCAACAGCCGATCTTATTGCTCGTATGGCAGTAGGTATGGGCAATGACCTCCTAACGACATTAGTGCTCGCGACGGATTCACCAATCGCGGTATCACCAGCAATGAATCAGCAAATGTATCGTTGCAGTGCGACACAGGAAAACATCCAAACGCTGACTCGTCGCGGGATGGCTATTTGGGGTCCTGCCGCAGGAGAACAAGCTTGTGGAGATGTGGGACCGGGCCGTATGTTAGAGCCAATGCAGCTCGTTGAACACTGTGAACAGTTCTTCGGTGATAAACCACTGAAAGGCAAGTCTATCGCGATCACTGCGGGGCCGACTCGCGAAGCAATCGACCCTGTCCGTTATATCTCCAACCATAGCTCTGGAAAAATGGGCTACGCACTAGCGGATGCTGCTAAACAGCTAGGCGCGGAAGTCACTCTTATTTCAGGCCCTGTTTCTATGACTGTTCCCCACGGCGTAGAGCGCATCAGCGTAAGCAGTGCACAACAAATGTTTGACGCGGCAATGCAACACGCTCCAAATCATGATGTCTTTATTGGTTGCGCAGCAGTGGCAGACTATCGCCCTCAACATGTTGCTGAGCAGAAAATCAAAAAGACCGACGACAGTGATCAGATGACCATCACAATGGTGAAAAATCCAGATATCATCGCGTCAGTCGCAGCACTTACCGAATCCAGACCTTTTACAGTTGGCTTCGCTGCAGAAACGCAAGACGTAGAACATTACGCACGAAACAAACTTGCGAAGAAGAATCTGGATATGATTTGTGCTAACGATGTTTCTGTAGAAGGACAAGGCTTTAATAGCAACGATAATGCGATCACCGTATACTGGAAAGAAGGTAAGCAATCACTTACTCTTGCCTCAAAACAGCAAATTGCCACTCAAATCATGGCAATGATTGCAAAAAAATTAGAAGCTTAA
- the rpmG gene encoding 50S ribosomal protein L33, with amino-acid sequence MAKKGVREKIRLVSSAGTGHFYTTDKNKRNMPGKFEIKKFDPVVRQHVMYKEAKIK; translated from the coding sequence ATGGCAAAGAAAGGCGTTCGTGAGAAAATCCGTCTAGTATCTTCTGCAGGTACAGGCCACTTCTACACAACTGATAAGAACAAGCGTAACATGCCAGGCAAATTTGAGATCAAAAAGTTTGATCCAGTAGTTCGCCAGCACGTTATGTACAAAGAAGCTAAAATCAAGTAA
- the radC gene encoding RadC family protein: MSLKRLPSESMPREKLLSHGPQSLTDAELLAIFLRTGTQGMNVLELSSHLLQHFGSLRSLFSSTQEEFCGHKGLGQAKYVQLQAVLEMTQRYLAETLKRGEALTSPQQTKLYLSGLLRDKQREEFFVLFLDNQHRVICGEVLFQGTIDAASVYPREVIKRALEHNAAALILAHNHPSGVAEPSQADRRITRRITDALALVDIRVLDHFVVGDGEVISFAERGWI, encoded by the coding sequence ATGAGCCTGAAACGCCTTCCTTCTGAATCCATGCCCAGAGAGAAACTTCTTAGCCATGGACCTCAATCGCTGACTGATGCGGAGTTGCTTGCGATTTTTTTACGTACAGGGACGCAAGGAATGAATGTTCTTGAGCTATCGAGCCACTTATTGCAACACTTTGGTTCGTTACGCTCTCTATTTTCTTCCACTCAAGAGGAGTTTTGCGGTCATAAAGGGCTAGGGCAAGCGAAATACGTTCAGCTGCAGGCCGTGTTAGAGATGACTCAGCGATATTTGGCGGAAACATTAAAGCGAGGAGAGGCGTTAACCAGTCCTCAACAGACTAAGCTATATCTCTCTGGGCTGTTAAGAGATAAGCAGAGAGAAGAGTTTTTTGTGCTATTTCTTGATAATCAACATCGAGTGATTTGTGGGGAGGTGTTATTTCAAGGAACGATAGATGCTGCCTCTGTGTATCCAAGGGAAGTCATTAAGCGAGCTTTAGAGCATAATGCTGCTGCGTTAATTTTGGCTCATAATCATCCGTCAGGCGTTGCTGAGCCTAGTCAGGCGGACCGAAGAATTACACGCAGGATTACCGATGCGCTTGCGTTAGTTGACATCAGAGTGCTTGACCATTTTGTCGTCGGAGACGGGGAAGTGATTTCATTTGCAGAAAGGGGATGGATTTAA
- the slmA gene encoding nucleoid occlusion factor SlmA, with translation MAGTRKSNRRDEILQALAEMLESTDGASRITTAKLAKQVGVSEAALYRHFPSKARMFEGLIEFIEESLMSRINRILDEEKDTLTRIRLVLQLILAFAERNPGLSRILSGHALMFENERLRERINQLFERIETSLRQILRERKLREGKSFPVDEKILAAQLLGQVEGSLNRFVRSDFKYQPTANFEEYWALLSAQIK, from the coding sequence ATGGCCGGAACAAGAAAATCCAACCGCCGAGATGAAATTTTGCAAGCATTAGCAGAAATGCTGGAGTCCACTGACGGGGCATCACGTATTACTACCGCAAAACTCGCTAAGCAGGTCGGTGTCTCTGAAGCCGCGTTATATCGCCACTTTCCAAGCAAAGCACGCATGTTTGAAGGGCTAATCGAATTCATCGAAGAATCTTTGATGTCTCGAATCAATCGTATTCTGGATGAAGAGAAAGATACGCTGACACGCATTCGCTTGGTACTTCAACTCATTTTGGCGTTTGCCGAGCGCAACCCAGGACTCAGCCGCATTCTATCTGGTCATGCACTGATGTTTGAAAATGAACGATTACGTGAGCGTATCAACCAATTATTTGAACGCATTGAAACCTCACTACGTCAGATTTTACGCGAACGTAAATTGAGAGAAGGAAAATCCTTCCCTGTTGATGAGAAAATTTTAGCCGCACAATTACTCGGGCAAGTTGAAGGCAGTCTGAATCGCTTTGTGCGTTCTGACTTTAAGTACCAGCCAACTGCAAACTTTGAAGAATATTGGGCACTGCTAAGCGCACAAATTAAGTAA